The genomic segment CGCAGCACACCGAAGCCGTCCATACCGGGCATCATCACGTCCAGGATGACGGCGTCGGGACGGACCTCCCGAGCTCGATCGAGGGCCGCCGGGCCGCTGGATGCGGTGTGGACTTCGAAGCCCTGGAACTTCAGACTTACCGATAGGAGTTCCACGATGTTGGTCTCGTCGTCGACGACGAGGACTCGTGCCTCGGGCTTGGATTCGGGTACTACGGGTGCGGCCATGCTGACAATTTCCTCTCACATTGGTGAACCCACGCTGCATGGGCGCTGTGAGATTCCTGTGAGTTGAGTTTTCCGATGGGTTAGCCGATACCTCCGGTTACAAACTTTCCGCGCTCTTACACTTGTGAAATGGACCTGGCGAAGACCTTGGTGGGGATCGCGAGCGCGCCGGTGCGGGTCGGGCTGGCAGCCGCCGAGACCGGGCTTGACGTCGCGAAAGCCGGCCTTGACCTGACCAAACAGGCTCTGGGCGAGGCCGGGGTGTCGCCGTCGCCGAGCTCGGTGGCTCAGATGTTCGGCCTCGAGGACACCATCGCGCGGGCGAACAAGCTCGCCCAGCTGCTCGACGATGACGCGCCGCTGGGGCGTGCGCTGGCGCCGGACGGTCCGCTGGACCGGCTCATGCGCCCGGGCGGTTTGATCGACCGGGTGACCGCACCCGACGGTGTCTTGGACCGGTTGACCGCCGAAGGCGGCGGGCTGGAGCGGGCGCTGGCCCCGGGCGGTTTGGTGGACCAGCTCCTCGACGAGGACGGTCTTGTCGAGCGGATCCTCGGTGAGGAGGGGCTGGCCGACCGGCTGATGGCCGAGGGTGGTCTGGTGGAGAAGCTGACGGCGCGCAACGGGCCGCTCGAGCAGCTGGCCGATGTCGCCGACACGCTGAACCGGTTGGCTCCGGGGCTCGAAGCCCTTGCGCCGACGATCGAGACCCTGCGCGAGGCGGTCACCACCCTGAGCCTCGTGGTCAACCCGCTGAGCAATATCGCCGACCGCATCCCGATCCCGGGTCGCCGACGCAGTTACACACCGCCGCGCCCGGTCGGGTCCGAACGGGTGCGCAGCGAGCGGTTGGTCATCGACGACGACGAGCAGTGACTTCGCTACTCTGTTAGACGGTTCGGGCTCACGGGTCCGCCATGCCCCCTTAGCTCAGTGGCTAGAGCACCCGCCTTGTAAGCGGGATGGCATCGGTTCAATCCCGATAGGGGGCTCCATACCGCCTCGAAGCGGCGGCCGGTTTGTCGGTAGCACGTCGTAGCGTCATGCGCATGAGGCAGTGTCGCCGTTGTGGATCCGAGCTCACCAAGCGCAGCCAGAAGATCTACTGCAGCAATGCATGTCAGCAGTTGGCCCGTCAGGAAGCCAGCACACGAATTTGGCTCGAATCCGGCGATGCATTCGTAGGCACTACTCGCAATCACTACATCCGCACCTACCTCAATGCCGCTCAGTCGGGTTGTTGCGCGATTTGCGGAGGGTCCAATTTGTGGCTTGGTTTGCACCTGGCCTTCGTCCTCGACCACATCGACGGCGACCCGACCAACAATCGGCGAGAGAACCTGCGACTCGTGTGCCCGAACTGCGATTCGCAGCTGCCGACGTACAAGAGCCGCAACCGCGGCAAGGGGCGGTTCTACCGCAGGCAGCGATATGCCAACGGCCAAACGTTCTAGGCGTGGTCGGACGCCATGACTACCCGGTTCCGTCCGCTTTGTTTGGCTTGATAGAGCGCGCGGTCCGCGGCCTGCAGAAGTTCACTGGGCGTCGTGACCTCACCACCCGTCGCCGCGACGCCGATGCTGATCGATATCGGGCGCTTGGGCCACGGCGCGCGTTGGATGGCGCGGCGGAATCTCTCGCCGAGCACGAAGGCACCCTTGCAGGTGGTTTCAGGCAGCACGACCGCGAATTCCTCACCGCCGTAACGGAACAGCGAATCGGACACCCTGAGTTCTGACTGCAGCATATGGGCGACCCCGCGCAACACCTCATCGCCCGCCGGGTGCCCGAAGTCGTCGTTGAACGCCTTGAAGTGATCAACGTCGATCATGATCAACGACACGGTGTTGCCGCGGCTCTGCGCCCGCATGCACTCCTCTTCGAGGGTGACGTCGAATGAACGCCGGTTCTTCACCCCAGTCAACACATCAGTGACCGATTGAGACTCCAGGTGCACCCGCACCTTCTCGATATCTCGTTGGTACTCCTGCAGCAATTCCACGTACTTTTCCTGATCGAGCACCGCCTGCTCAAGGGTTTCGATGCTGCGGCGCAGCTCGAGCTGGACGATGATCTCGCGGGAGAGGATCTCAAGCGCTTCGCGCTGGGTCTCGGTGAGAGTGCGCGGCTGCCGGTCGATCACGCAGATTGTGTCCAGCGCTTCACCGGTCGGCGCCACCAGCGGGGCGCCCGCGTAGAACCGGATGCCCGGGTCTCCCGTCACCAGCGGATTGCTCACGAAGCGTTCGTCAGCGCGGGCATCCTCGACCGTCATCACCTCGTCGGGATTCATGATCGCGTGTGCGCAGAATGCCTGCGAACGCGGAGTTTCGCTGACCCCGAGGCCGATGTTGGCTTTGAACCATTGACGCTGCTCGTCCAACAACGTGATGAGCGCAATTGGCGTACCGCAGATCGCCGACGCCAGCTTCGCGAAGTCGTTGTAGGCCTGTTCCGGCAGCGAGTCCATGATTCTGTAATCCGCAAGAACATTCAGCCGTTCGCGCTCGTTGGCGGGTATCGGAAATCCGGCCTCCGACATGTGCTCCCCCATTTCCGGCACGTGGCCCTGCTGTCTCTCAGCTACCCCTATTAAATCGGATCCGAAACTGCAGCATCTGCGGTACGACCTGGCACAGCGAAGCCTGACCCTCAGGCCAGCGCGGCCCGCTCGACATCGAGGAGTTGCTCGCCGCGGCGTTCCTCGTCGTAGGCCTTGCGTCCGCCGCGAATGCCGAAGAGCCGCTTGGACACCAGCAGATAGATGACGGCGGCCACGTTGATCACGAACGCACCCGCGCGCGTGAACGTGATGCCTTTGACCGCAAGGTCGTACACCTCCAACGGCAGGAAGATCGAGGTCGCGATCACGGCGAAGTATTCGCCCCAGCGCTGCAACAACCACAGTCCGACACCCTCGATGAGCTCCAGCAGGGCGTAGACGAGCAGCGCGAAGAACACCAGCATCAGCGTGCTGGGCTTGGTGGCCAACGCTTTCTCCAGCTCGTGCACGGCGGTCATCTGATCGACCTTGATACCCGAGGACCGCAGCAGCGGCAGGTCGCGCTCGACCGCAGCCTGAATCGACCCCTGCGCGCCGCGGAACTTCCACACCGCCCACGCGGCGAGCGCGATCAGCAGCGCCCTGATCCAGCGTTCGACGGCCAGGGCCCGCACGATGAACGCCTGCCGCAACGCCCGGCCCCGTAGGACCAGTGGCGCGTGGTCGGCCGGACCGCGGCCATGCGGCGGTCCCACGACGAAAGCGCCGCAGCGCAGGCAGCGCCAGACTTCGCCAAGCCCGGTCGTGCCGCTCAGCCGCTCGGAGAGGGCGGCATCGTCCGGCGCATAGGTGACGTGCCCATGTCGCGCACAGGTGAACAACTCCCACCGGGCTCCGACGGTCCTCCGCTGCTCCTTTGGGGTCACCATCACCCCATCATGTCGTTCGGCGGCTTCGCGCTGTCAAGACCGGGACCGGTTCACCTCGCCGCGCAGACGCCGCCCACCCGGTGCGTGGTCGAGGACGACGTCTGCCAGTCTGTCCCTGACCCGCTGATGATCGCGCGGTGTGGCGCGTCCCTTCCTGAGTTCGTGATAGCCCGCGCCCGCCCACACGCCCGCGATCGCGGCGTCGGTGCAACCGGCACGCGCACGCCGCCGGTCACCAAGCGCCAGCGCCGATGCGGTCAGCGCGTGCACGGTATCCACCCAGACGCCCATAGCCAGCACCTCGGGGCTGGGTCGCAGTCCGGACAGCGTCGCTTGGGTCAACTGCCGCGCACCGAGGATTCGGATCACTGTGCGGCTCGGGGGGTCGACGGGGCCGCTGTCGGTGGCTCGCAGCACCCGGTCGGGCGCGATCAGAAGTGCCACACCCCATGCGGCACGCAGGATTTCGATGACTCGGTACCGCTTCATGCCGCCTGCCGATACTGTTCGGCGGCTGCGGCCAGGCTCATTCCGTGTCCGCAGCGCGACGTGCTCACCGGCAATTGCCCACCGCTGGGCACCGGCACACCGTCGAATAATTCAGCCTCGAGGCGGGTGTGGTCGATGAAGTACTCGAGGTGGCGCAGTCGGGGTATCGCGGCCGCGACGGGGACATGGACGGCGGGCGCGCAATGAGCCGAGACGTCGAGGTTGTGCGCTGCCGCGATGCTCGCGGCGGCCAGCCAACCGGTGTACCCGCCACACCGGGTGCCGTCGAGTTGCAGGCAATCCACCACCGGCGCGAGTCGGCGGGCGTCGTAGCGATCGGCGATGTACTCACCGGCGGCGACATCACACCGCACCGCGCCACGCACAGCGGCCAAGCCGTCGGTGTCGTCACTGCTGACCGGTTCCTCGAACCAGGTGACCCCGAGGTGATCGAGGGCGGCGCCGACCCGGCGTGCCTGGCCCGGGGAGTAGCCACCGTTGGCGTCCACCATCAGCTCCACCGTGTCACCGGCCAACTCCCGTAATCGCCTGACCCGGGCCAGGTCCCGCTCGGTGTCACTGCCCCAACCCTGGCCGATCTTGATCTTCATCGCCGCGCATCCGGCTGTGCGCCACACCCTGATCTGATCGGCGAGCTGGTCGTCGTCGAGGTTGGTGAAACCACCCGATCCGTAGATGGGAACCGCATCCCGGCAGCGCCCGAACATCGTGGACAGCGGCAGGTCACGGAGATGACCGAGCAGATCCCATAAAGCGATGTCCACCGCGCTGACCGCCTGGGCGACCAGACCGCGGCTGCCGAAATTGCGGCAGGCACGCGTCATGGCGTCGAGCGTGCCGGGGACATCGGCGGTATCGCGGCCGACGACGACGTCGCGCAGGTTGTGGGTGATGACCGCGGCCGCGGCCGGCGAGCTGTAGGTCCATCCGAGTCCGACCGCGCCGGCGGCGTAGGCGTGAACGACGACAGCCGTCGTCGAATCCCATCGCAGCGTGCCGTCGGCCTCCGGTCCGTCGGTCGGCACCGTGTAGACAGCTACCTCGAGACGGTCGATCTCAGTGAAAGTCATTGGTAATCAACTCTTCTGATGTCACGATCGGACGGCGTGGTTCTTCATCAAGTCAGCGGCACGGCCCGCGAGCGCCATGATCGTC from the Mycolicibacterium crocinum genome contains:
- a CDS encoding DUF2127 domain-containing protein, which gives rise to MVTPKEQRRTVGARWELFTCARHGHVTYAPDDAALSERLSGTTGLGEVWRCLRCGAFVVGPPHGRGPADHAPLVLRGRALRQAFIVRALAVERWIRALLIALAAWAVWKFRGAQGSIQAAVERDLPLLRSSGIKVDQMTAVHELEKALATKPSTLMLVFFALLVYALLELIEGVGLWLLQRWGEYFAVIATSIFLPLEVYDLAVKGITFTRAGAFVINVAAVIYLLVSKRLFGIRGGRKAYDEERRGEQLLDVERAALA
- a CDS encoding GGDEF domain-containing protein produces the protein MDSLPEQAYNDFAKLASAICGTPIALITLLDEQRQWFKANIGLGVSETPRSQAFCAHAIMNPDEVMTVEDARADERFVSNPLVTGDPGIRFYAGAPLVAPTGEALDTICVIDRQPRTLTETQREALEILSREIIVQLELRRSIETLEQAVLDQEKYVELLQEYQRDIEKVRVHLESQSVTDVLTGVKNRRSFDVTLEEECMRAQSRGNTVSLIMIDVDHFKAFNDDFGHPAGDEVLRGVAHMLQSELRVSDSLFRYGGEEFAVVLPETTCKGAFVLGERFRRAIQRAPWPKRPISISIGVAATGGEVTTPSELLQAADRALYQAKQSGRNRVVMASDHA
- a CDS encoding enolase C-terminal domain-like protein, with the translated sequence MTFTEIDRLEVAVYTVPTDGPEADGTLRWDSTTAVVVHAYAAGAVGLGWTYSSPAAAAVITHNLRDVVVGRDTADVPGTLDAMTRACRNFGSRGLVAQAVSAVDIALWDLLGHLRDLPLSTMFGRCRDAVPIYGSGGFTNLDDDQLADQIRVWRTAGCAAMKIKIGQGWGSDTERDLARVRRLRELAGDTVELMVDANGGYSPGQARRVGAALDHLGVTWFEEPVSSDDTDGLAAVRGAVRCDVAAGEYIADRYDARRLAPVVDCLQLDGTRCGGYTGWLAAASIAAAHNLDVSAHCAPAVHVPVAAAIPRLRHLEYFIDHTRLEAELFDGVPVPSGGQLPVSTSRCGHGMSLAAAAEQYRQAA
- a CDS encoding HNH endonuclease: MRQCRRCGSELTKRSQKIYCSNACQQLARQEASTRIWLESGDAFVGTTRNHYIRTYLNAAQSGCCAICGGSNLWLGLHLAFVLDHIDGDPTNNRRENLRLVCPNCDSQLPTYKSRNRGKGRFYRRQRYANGQTF